One window of the Canis aureus isolate CA01 chromosome 1, VMU_Caureus_v.1.0, whole genome shotgun sequence genome contains the following:
- the ECM2 gene encoding extracellular matrix protein 2 isoform X3, translated as MVKKASMKFAGLLCVLLLIVFQTDFGQNEETPRKQRRRVYYRRLRKSSSPSRRSSRQLGIQQTVVTPIATIPVLNLDYSTEEKSDSFLSFLGVESSYNVLPGKKGHCLVNGMTMYNRAVWSPEPCTTCLCSNGRVLCDEMTCHPLTCPQTVRPEGECCSVCSDAATSHLQLTGTALSDRSEFSGDSSEQTEPTNSPHQVEMDQALQKEELQFEENEEEIKEDKDKEQKKKTLGPGGQGRSLAEEQSRGAAGRPRAVGRPAHQQGHPAREEAEEDKEAEEEEEEEAEEEEEGTIRGDMFRVWSRPRGPPPPRGMPSVPSGCSLSYRTISCISAGLLQIPPLTGPEITSLELAGNSITAIPDEAFNGLPNLERLDLSKNNITSPGIGPKAFKRLKKLMRLNLDGNNLAEIPSELPSALEELKINENGLQAVSEESLSDLNQLVTLELEGNNLSETNVNPLAFKSLKSLSYLRLGRNKFRIIPQGLPASIEELYLENNHIEEITEICFNHTRKINIIVLRYNKLEENRIAPLAWINQENILPEQICNAEEDGDSTLEHLHLENNYIKTREISSYAFSCIRSYSSIVLKPQNIK; from the exons ATGGTGAAAAAGGCAAGCATGAAGTTTGCAGGTCTGCTTTGTGTCCTTCTGCTTATCGTTTTTCAAACTGATTTtggacaaaatgaagaaacaccTAGGAAACAAAGGAGGAGGGTGTATTACAGGAGATTGAGGAAAAGCTCCTCTCCCAGCCGCAGATCCAGCAGGCAGCTGGGGATCCAGCAGACAGTGGTCACACCAATAGCAACAATTCCTGTGCTTAACCTGGATTATAGCACAGAGGAAAAGTCTGACTCCTTTTTAAGTTTTCTTGGAGTAGAATCAAGTTATAATGTGTTACCAG GAAAGAAGGGACACTGTCTGGTGAATGGGATGACCATGTACAACAGAGCGGTGTGGTCTCCTGAGCCGTGCACTACCTGCCTCTGCTCAAATGGAAGAGTGCTTTGTGATGAGATGACGTGCCACCCTCTGACGTGCCCCCAGACAGTTAGGCCTGAAGGGGAGTGCTGCTCTGTCTGCTCTGACGCAG CAACCTCCCATCTGCAGCTCACTGGTACAGCATTAAGTGATAGGAGTGAATTTTCTGGTGATTCTTCAGAACAAACAGAACCTACCAACTCACCTCACCAGGTGGAAATGGATCAAGCACTACAAAAAGAGGAACTTCAATTTGaggagaatgaagaagaaattaaagaagataaagataaggagcaaaagaaaaagacCCTTGGACCTGGGGGGCAGGGAAGATCTCTTGCtgaggagcagagcagaggagcGGCAGGGAGACCACGAGCAGTGGGGAGGCCAGCCCATCAGCAGGGACATCCAGCAagggaggaggctgaggaggacaaggaggctgaggaggaggaggaggaggaggctgaggaggaggaggagggcaccATCAGAGGAGACATGTTCAGGGTGTGGTCCAGACCCCGGggtccccctcctccccggggcATGCCGTCTGTGCCGAGCGGGTGCTCCCTGTCCTACAGGACCATCAGCTGCATCAGTGCTGGCCTCTTGCAGATACCACCACTGACAGGACCAGAGATAACAAGCCTGGAGCTCGCTG GCAATTCCATCACCGCCATTCCCGACGAAGCATTCAATGGATTGCCAAATCTGGAAAGGCTTGATCTGAGCAAAAATAACATCACCTCCCCAGGCATAGGTCCCAAAGCATTCAAG CGTCTGAAGAAATTAATGCGCCTGAATCTGGATGGAAACAACCTGGCAGAGATTCCTTCAGAACTGCCGTCTGCATTAGAAGAACTTAAAATCAATGAGAATGGTCTGCAGGCTGTCAGTGAGGAAAGCTTATCAG accTAAATCAACTGGTCACCTTAGAACTGGAAGGAAACAATCTCAGTGAAACCAATGTCAATCCCTTGGCTTTCAAATCTTTGAAGAGTCTGTCCTACCTACGTCTGGgaagaaataaattcagaattaTACCACAGGGTCTTCCTGCTTCTATTGAG GAATTATACCTAGAAAACAACCACATTGAAGAAATAACTGAGATCTGTTTCAACCACACCAGAAAGATCAACATCATTGTGTTACGTTACAATAAACTTGAAGAAAACAGGATTGCTCCTTTAGCCTGGATAAATCAAGA GAATATTCTTCCAGAACAAATTTGCAATGCTGAAGAAGATGGAGATTCGACCCTGGAACATCTTCACCTTGAAAACAATTAtattaaaacaagagaaatatcaTCCTATGCATTTTCGTGCATAAGATCATACTCAAGTATAGTTCTTAAGCCACAAAATATCAAGTGA
- the ECM2 gene encoding extracellular matrix protein 2 isoform X1 has translation MVKKASMKFAGLLCVLLLIVFQTDFGQNEETPRKQRRRVYYRRLRKSSSPSRRSSRQLGIQQTVVTPIATIPVLNLDYSTEEKSDSFLSFLGVESSYNVLPGKKGHCLVNGMTMYNRAVWSPEPCTTCLCSNGRVLCDEMTCHPLTCPQTVRPEGECCSVCSDAATSHLQLTGTALSDRSEFSGDSSEQTEPTNSPHQVEMDQALQKEELQFEENEEEIKEDKDKEQKKKTLGPGGQGRSLAEEQSRGAAGRPRAVGRPAHQQGHPAREEAEEDKEAEEEEEEEAEEEEEGTIRGDMFRVWSRPRGPPPPRGMPSVPSGCSLSYRTISCISAGLLQIPPLTGPEITSLELAGNSITAIPDEAFNGLPNLERLDLSKNNITSPGIGPKAFKRLKKLMRLNLDGNNLAEIPSELPSALEELKINENGLQAVSEESLSDLNQLVTLELEGNNLSETNVNPLAFKSLKSLSYLRLGRNKFRIIPQGLPASIEELYLENNHIEEITEICFNHTRKINIIVLRYNKLEENRIAPLAWINQENLESIDLSYNKLYHVPSYLPKSLLHLVLLGNQIDRIPGYVFGHMEPGLEYLYLSFNRLSDDGVDQVSFYGAYHSLRELFLDHNDLKSIPPGVREMKALHFLRLNNNKIRNILPEQICNAEEDGDSTLEHLHLENNYIKTREISSYAFSCIRSYSSIVLKPQNIK, from the exons ATGGTGAAAAAGGCAAGCATGAAGTTTGCAGGTCTGCTTTGTGTCCTTCTGCTTATCGTTTTTCAAACTGATTTtggacaaaatgaagaaacaccTAGGAAACAAAGGAGGAGGGTGTATTACAGGAGATTGAGGAAAAGCTCCTCTCCCAGCCGCAGATCCAGCAGGCAGCTGGGGATCCAGCAGACAGTGGTCACACCAATAGCAACAATTCCTGTGCTTAACCTGGATTATAGCACAGAGGAAAAGTCTGACTCCTTTTTAAGTTTTCTTGGAGTAGAATCAAGTTATAATGTGTTACCAG GAAAGAAGGGACACTGTCTGGTGAATGGGATGACCATGTACAACAGAGCGGTGTGGTCTCCTGAGCCGTGCACTACCTGCCTCTGCTCAAATGGAAGAGTGCTTTGTGATGAGATGACGTGCCACCCTCTGACGTGCCCCCAGACAGTTAGGCCTGAAGGGGAGTGCTGCTCTGTCTGCTCTGACGCAG CAACCTCCCATCTGCAGCTCACTGGTACAGCATTAAGTGATAGGAGTGAATTTTCTGGTGATTCTTCAGAACAAACAGAACCTACCAACTCACCTCACCAGGTGGAAATGGATCAAGCACTACAAAAAGAGGAACTTCAATTTGaggagaatgaagaagaaattaaagaagataaagataaggagcaaaagaaaaagacCCTTGGACCTGGGGGGCAGGGAAGATCTCTTGCtgaggagcagagcagaggagcGGCAGGGAGACCACGAGCAGTGGGGAGGCCAGCCCATCAGCAGGGACATCCAGCAagggaggaggctgaggaggacaaggaggctgaggaggaggaggaggaggaggctgaggaggaggaggagggcaccATCAGAGGAGACATGTTCAGGGTGTGGTCCAGACCCCGGggtccccctcctccccggggcATGCCGTCTGTGCCGAGCGGGTGCTCCCTGTCCTACAGGACCATCAGCTGCATCAGTGCTGGCCTCTTGCAGATACCACCACTGACAGGACCAGAGATAACAAGCCTGGAGCTCGCTG GCAATTCCATCACCGCCATTCCCGACGAAGCATTCAATGGATTGCCAAATCTGGAAAGGCTTGATCTGAGCAAAAATAACATCACCTCCCCAGGCATAGGTCCCAAAGCATTCAAG CGTCTGAAGAAATTAATGCGCCTGAATCTGGATGGAAACAACCTGGCAGAGATTCCTTCAGAACTGCCGTCTGCATTAGAAGAACTTAAAATCAATGAGAATGGTCTGCAGGCTGTCAGTGAGGAAAGCTTATCAG accTAAATCAACTGGTCACCTTAGAACTGGAAGGAAACAATCTCAGTGAAACCAATGTCAATCCCTTGGCTTTCAAATCTTTGAAGAGTCTGTCCTACCTACGTCTGGgaagaaataaattcagaattaTACCACAGGGTCTTCCTGCTTCTATTGAG GAATTATACCTAGAAAACAACCACATTGAAGAAATAACTGAGATCTGTTTCAACCACACCAGAAAGATCAACATCATTGTGTTACGTTACAATAAACTTGAAGAAAACAGGATTGCTCCTTTAGCCTGGATAAATCAAGA AAATCTCGAGTCCATTGATCTCTCTTACAACAAGCTCTACCACGTCCCATCCTACCTGCCCAAGTCGCTACTGCACCTTGTGCTCCTTGGGAACCAAATCGACCGCATCCCAGGCTACGTGTTTGGCCACATGGAGCCAGGCCTGGAGTATCTGTACTTGTCATTTAATAGACTCTCAGATGATGGTGTGGACCAAGTCTCCTTCTATGGGGCGTATCATTCTCTCAGAGAGCTGTTTCTGGATCACAATGACTTAAAATCTATACCACCAGGGGTACGAGAAATGAAAGCACTACATTTTCTGAGGTTGAACAACAACAAGATACG GAATATTCTTCCAGAACAAATTTGCAATGCTGAAGAAGATGGAGATTCGACCCTGGAACATCTTCACCTTGAAAACAATTAtattaaaacaagagaaatatcaTCCTATGCATTTTCGTGCATAAGATCATACTCAAGTATAGTTCTTAAGCCACAAAATATCAAGTGA
- the ECM2 gene encoding extracellular matrix protein 2 isoform X2: MVKKASMKFAGLLCVLLLIVFQTDFGQNEETPRKQRRRVYYRRLRKSSSPSRRSSRQLGIQQTVVTPIATIPVLNLDYSTEEKSDSFLSFLGVESSYNVLPGKKGHCLVNGMTMYNRAVWSPEPCTTCLCSNGRVLCDEMTCHPLTCPQTVRPEGECCSVCSDAEQTEPTNSPHQVEMDQALQKEELQFEENEEEIKEDKDKEQKKKTLGPGGQGRSLAEEQSRGAAGRPRAVGRPAHQQGHPAREEAEEDKEAEEEEEEEAEEEEEGTIRGDMFRVWSRPRGPPPPRGMPSVPSGCSLSYRTISCISAGLLQIPPLTGPEITSLELAGNSITAIPDEAFNGLPNLERLDLSKNNITSPGIGPKAFKRLKKLMRLNLDGNNLAEIPSELPSALEELKINENGLQAVSEESLSDLNQLVTLELEGNNLSETNVNPLAFKSLKSLSYLRLGRNKFRIIPQGLPASIEELYLENNHIEEITEICFNHTRKINIIVLRYNKLEENRIAPLAWINQENLESIDLSYNKLYHVPSYLPKSLLHLVLLGNQIDRIPGYVFGHMEPGLEYLYLSFNRLSDDGVDQVSFYGAYHSLRELFLDHNDLKSIPPGVREMKALHFLRLNNNKIRNILPEQICNAEEDGDSTLEHLHLENNYIKTREISSYAFSCIRSYSSIVLKPQNIK; this comes from the exons ATGGTGAAAAAGGCAAGCATGAAGTTTGCAGGTCTGCTTTGTGTCCTTCTGCTTATCGTTTTTCAAACTGATTTtggacaaaatgaagaaacaccTAGGAAACAAAGGAGGAGGGTGTATTACAGGAGATTGAGGAAAAGCTCCTCTCCCAGCCGCAGATCCAGCAGGCAGCTGGGGATCCAGCAGACAGTGGTCACACCAATAGCAACAATTCCTGTGCTTAACCTGGATTATAGCACAGAGGAAAAGTCTGACTCCTTTTTAAGTTTTCTTGGAGTAGAATCAAGTTATAATGTGTTACCAG GAAAGAAGGGACACTGTCTGGTGAATGGGATGACCATGTACAACAGAGCGGTGTGGTCTCCTGAGCCGTGCACTACCTGCCTCTGCTCAAATGGAAGAGTGCTTTGTGATGAGATGACGTGCCACCCTCTGACGTGCCCCCAGACAGTTAGGCCTGAAGGGGAGTGCTGCTCTGTCTGCTCTGACGCAG AACAAACAGAACCTACCAACTCACCTCACCAGGTGGAAATGGATCAAGCACTACAAAAAGAGGAACTTCAATTTGaggagaatgaagaagaaattaaagaagataaagataaggagcaaaagaaaaagacCCTTGGACCTGGGGGGCAGGGAAGATCTCTTGCtgaggagcagagcagaggagcGGCAGGGAGACCACGAGCAGTGGGGAGGCCAGCCCATCAGCAGGGACATCCAGCAagggaggaggctgaggaggacaaggaggctgaggaggaggaggaggaggaggctgaggaggaggaggagggcaccATCAGAGGAGACATGTTCAGGGTGTGGTCCAGACCCCGGggtccccctcctccccggggcATGCCGTCTGTGCCGAGCGGGTGCTCCCTGTCCTACAGGACCATCAGCTGCATCAGTGCTGGCCTCTTGCAGATACCACCACTGACAGGACCAGAGATAACAAGCCTGGAGCTCGCTG GCAATTCCATCACCGCCATTCCCGACGAAGCATTCAATGGATTGCCAAATCTGGAAAGGCTTGATCTGAGCAAAAATAACATCACCTCCCCAGGCATAGGTCCCAAAGCATTCAAG CGTCTGAAGAAATTAATGCGCCTGAATCTGGATGGAAACAACCTGGCAGAGATTCCTTCAGAACTGCCGTCTGCATTAGAAGAACTTAAAATCAATGAGAATGGTCTGCAGGCTGTCAGTGAGGAAAGCTTATCAG accTAAATCAACTGGTCACCTTAGAACTGGAAGGAAACAATCTCAGTGAAACCAATGTCAATCCCTTGGCTTTCAAATCTTTGAAGAGTCTGTCCTACCTACGTCTGGgaagaaataaattcagaattaTACCACAGGGTCTTCCTGCTTCTATTGAG GAATTATACCTAGAAAACAACCACATTGAAGAAATAACTGAGATCTGTTTCAACCACACCAGAAAGATCAACATCATTGTGTTACGTTACAATAAACTTGAAGAAAACAGGATTGCTCCTTTAGCCTGGATAAATCAAGA AAATCTCGAGTCCATTGATCTCTCTTACAACAAGCTCTACCACGTCCCATCCTACCTGCCCAAGTCGCTACTGCACCTTGTGCTCCTTGGGAACCAAATCGACCGCATCCCAGGCTACGTGTTTGGCCACATGGAGCCAGGCCTGGAGTATCTGTACTTGTCATTTAATAGACTCTCAGATGATGGTGTGGACCAAGTCTCCTTCTATGGGGCGTATCATTCTCTCAGAGAGCTGTTTCTGGATCACAATGACTTAAAATCTATACCACCAGGGGTACGAGAAATGAAAGCACTACATTTTCTGAGGTTGAACAACAACAAGATACG GAATATTCTTCCAGAACAAATTTGCAATGCTGAAGAAGATGGAGATTCGACCCTGGAACATCTTCACCTTGAAAACAATTAtattaaaacaagagaaatatcaTCCTATGCATTTTCGTGCATAAGATCATACTCAAGTATAGTTCTTAAGCCACAAAATATCAAGTGA
- the ECM2 gene encoding extracellular matrix protein 2 isoform X4 encodes MTMYNRAVWSPEPCTTCLCSNGRVLCDEMTCHPLTCPQTVRPEGECCSVCSDAATSHLQLTGTALSDRSEFSGDSSEQTEPTNSPHQVEMDQALQKEELQFEENEEEIKEDKDKEQKKKTLGPGGQGRSLAEEQSRGAAGRPRAVGRPAHQQGHPAREEAEEDKEAEEEEEEEAEEEEEGTIRGDMFRVWSRPRGPPPPRGMPSVPSGCSLSYRTISCISAGLLQIPPLTGPEITSLELAGNSITAIPDEAFNGLPNLERLDLSKNNITSPGIGPKAFKRLKKLMRLNLDGNNLAEIPSELPSALEELKINENGLQAVSEESLSDLNQLVTLELEGNNLSETNVNPLAFKSLKSLSYLRLGRNKFRIIPQGLPASIEELYLENNHIEEITEICFNHTRKINIIVLRYNKLEENRIAPLAWINQENLESIDLSYNKLYHVPSYLPKSLLHLVLLGNQIDRIPGYVFGHMEPGLEYLYLSFNRLSDDGVDQVSFYGAYHSLRELFLDHNDLKSIPPGVREMKALHFLRLNNNKIRNILPEQICNAEEDGDSTLEHLHLENNYIKTREISSYAFSCIRSYSSIVLKPQNIK; translated from the exons ATGACCATGTACAACAGAGCGGTGTGGTCTCCTGAGCCGTGCACTACCTGCCTCTGCTCAAATGGAAGAGTGCTTTGTGATGAGATGACGTGCCACCCTCTGACGTGCCCCCAGACAGTTAGGCCTGAAGGGGAGTGCTGCTCTGTCTGCTCTGACGCAG CAACCTCCCATCTGCAGCTCACTGGTACAGCATTAAGTGATAGGAGTGAATTTTCTGGTGATTCTTCAGAACAAACAGAACCTACCAACTCACCTCACCAGGTGGAAATGGATCAAGCACTACAAAAAGAGGAACTTCAATTTGaggagaatgaagaagaaattaaagaagataaagataaggagcaaaagaaaaagacCCTTGGACCTGGGGGGCAGGGAAGATCTCTTGCtgaggagcagagcagaggagcGGCAGGGAGACCACGAGCAGTGGGGAGGCCAGCCCATCAGCAGGGACATCCAGCAagggaggaggctgaggaggacaaggaggctgaggaggaggaggaggaggaggctgaggaggaggaggagggcaccATCAGAGGAGACATGTTCAGGGTGTGGTCCAGACCCCGGggtccccctcctccccggggcATGCCGTCTGTGCCGAGCGGGTGCTCCCTGTCCTACAGGACCATCAGCTGCATCAGTGCTGGCCTCTTGCAGATACCACCACTGACAGGACCAGAGATAACAAGCCTGGAGCTCGCTG GCAATTCCATCACCGCCATTCCCGACGAAGCATTCAATGGATTGCCAAATCTGGAAAGGCTTGATCTGAGCAAAAATAACATCACCTCCCCAGGCATAGGTCCCAAAGCATTCAAG CGTCTGAAGAAATTAATGCGCCTGAATCTGGATGGAAACAACCTGGCAGAGATTCCTTCAGAACTGCCGTCTGCATTAGAAGAACTTAAAATCAATGAGAATGGTCTGCAGGCTGTCAGTGAGGAAAGCTTATCAG accTAAATCAACTGGTCACCTTAGAACTGGAAGGAAACAATCTCAGTGAAACCAATGTCAATCCCTTGGCTTTCAAATCTTTGAAGAGTCTGTCCTACCTACGTCTGGgaagaaataaattcagaattaTACCACAGGGTCTTCCTGCTTCTATTGAG GAATTATACCTAGAAAACAACCACATTGAAGAAATAACTGAGATCTGTTTCAACCACACCAGAAAGATCAACATCATTGTGTTACGTTACAATAAACTTGAAGAAAACAGGATTGCTCCTTTAGCCTGGATAAATCAAGA AAATCTCGAGTCCATTGATCTCTCTTACAACAAGCTCTACCACGTCCCATCCTACCTGCCCAAGTCGCTACTGCACCTTGTGCTCCTTGGGAACCAAATCGACCGCATCCCAGGCTACGTGTTTGGCCACATGGAGCCAGGCCTGGAGTATCTGTACTTGTCATTTAATAGACTCTCAGATGATGGTGTGGACCAAGTCTCCTTCTATGGGGCGTATCATTCTCTCAGAGAGCTGTTTCTGGATCACAATGACTTAAAATCTATACCACCAGGGGTACGAGAAATGAAAGCACTACATTTTCTGAGGTTGAACAACAACAAGATACG GAATATTCTTCCAGAACAAATTTGCAATGCTGAAGAAGATGGAGATTCGACCCTGGAACATCTTCACCTTGAAAACAATTAtattaaaacaagagaaatatcaTCCTATGCATTTTCGTGCATAAGATCATACTCAAGTATAGTTCTTAAGCCACAAAATATCAAGTGA